From a region of the Halorubrum sp. BV1 genome:
- a CDS encoding ABC transporter substrate-binding protein, whose protein sequence is MYEHASASRRSVLAAAGGAATVGVAGCLGGGGGGGVDELTVAHMPIYPDLQWYVMEGEGYVSEIDADVTGEEFTDGPAIVQAFGSGEIDVAMFGIVPAMIVIDRGIPAQVTAANIREPMGIMAESSFHETFESEGADAFATWREERGRPFRFGTFPQGSVPDVLLRYWLQETGVDPATNDAVEIIEINGASAVWQAIANDEIDGTSIMEPVPTIAEAEGSSVTMLRTAAEILPGQPAAVTLMSDAVRDSPVAAQFLEQHVRATEFIDENPDATAQHVEAGIGMPADRARRALDSPLSNFISDPAAITDATQVFSEFAAENGQIDEQLSTDQIFDLDVYDSL, encoded by the coding sequence ATGTACGAACACGCGTCTGCCTCCCGCCGGTCCGTTCTCGCGGCCGCGGGCGGGGCGGCGACCGTCGGCGTCGCCGGCTGTCTTGGCGGCGGTGGCGGCGGTGGCGTAGACGAGCTGACGGTCGCGCACATGCCGATCTATCCCGACCTCCAGTGGTACGTGATGGAAGGCGAGGGGTACGTCTCCGAGATCGACGCCGACGTCACGGGCGAGGAGTTCACCGACGGGCCGGCGATCGTGCAGGCGTTCGGCAGCGGCGAGATCGACGTCGCGATGTTCGGTATCGTGCCCGCGATGATCGTCATCGACCGCGGCATCCCGGCGCAGGTGACCGCGGCGAACATCCGCGAACCGATGGGGATCATGGCCGAGTCGTCGTTCCACGAGACGTTCGAGTCGGAGGGAGCGGACGCCTTCGCGACGTGGCGCGAGGAGCGGGGCCGCCCGTTCCGTTTCGGCACGTTCCCGCAGGGGAGCGTCCCCGACGTGTTGCTTCGTTACTGGCTACAGGAGACAGGAGTCGACCCGGCGACGAACGACGCCGTCGAGATCATCGAGATCAACGGCGCGAGCGCGGTCTGGCAGGCGATCGCCAACGACGAGATCGACGGTACCTCGATCATGGAACCCGTGCCGACGATCGCGGAGGCGGAGGGGTCGTCCGTCACGATGCTTCGGACTGCGGCTGAGATCCTCCCCGGCCAGCCCGCGGCCGTCACGCTGATGAGCGACGCGGTCCGCGACTCGCCCGTCGCCGCGCAGTTCCTCGAACAACATGTGCGCGCGACCGAGTTCATCGACGAGAATCCCGACGCGACCGCTCAGCACGTCGAGGCGGGAATCGGGATGCCCGCGGACCGGGCGCGACGCGCGCTCGACTCGCCGCTGTCGAACTTCATCTCCGACCCCGCGGCGATCACCGACGCGACGCAGGTGTTCTCCGAGTTCGCGGCCGAAAACGGGCAGATAGACGAACAGCTCTCGACGGACCAGATATTCGACCTCGACGTCTACGACTCGCTCTGA
- a CDS encoding ABC transporter permease, producing the protein MATDTGGRFDEAAGDVSGATGLRADLGLGDTRRLRRGVGGVVGFVVVWHLVSLTTSPIVLPSPAAVAEAFVVELASGTMTAALVSSVRHWIPGTVVGTGLGVGAGVAFGWSRVLDDVTAPLVRALRPVPPLALIGFAIAWFGLNHAGAAFIIAVGAFWINFYAAYGAVEGVSEDLLDVGRTLGVRGDLDMIRSVVLPASLPGITTGIRTGLGRCWMLVVAAEIFGVPGIGREILRASNNLLVDTSIAYILVLSLMYLVVDVAFRAAQRRVLAWQA; encoded by the coding sequence ATGGCGACTGACACCGGCGGACGGTTCGACGAGGCGGCCGGCGACGTGAGCGGCGCGACCGGGCTCCGCGCGGACCTCGGACTCGGCGACACTCGGCGGCTCCGACGCGGCGTTGGGGGCGTCGTCGGGTTCGTCGTCGTCTGGCACCTCGTGTCTCTCACGACGTCGCCGATCGTGTTGCCGTCGCCGGCCGCGGTCGCGGAGGCGTTCGTAGTCGAACTCGCCTCCGGGACGATGACCGCGGCGCTGGTTTCGAGCGTCCGCCACTGGATTCCGGGAACGGTCGTCGGCACGGGACTCGGCGTGGGAGCCGGCGTCGCATTCGGCTGGAGCCGCGTCCTCGACGACGTGACGGCTCCGCTGGTGCGCGCGCTCAGGCCCGTGCCGCCGCTCGCGCTTATCGGGTTCGCGATAGCGTGGTTCGGACTCAACCACGCGGGTGCCGCCTTCATCATCGCCGTGGGCGCGTTCTGGATCAACTTCTACGCGGCCTACGGTGCCGTCGAGGGCGTCTCTGAAGACCTCCTCGACGTGGGACGAACGCTCGGGGTTCGCGGCGACCTCGACATGATCCGGTCCGTCGTCCTCCCCGCCTCGCTCCCGGGGATCACGACCGGGATCCGGACGGGGCTCGGTCGCTGTTGGATGCTCGTCGTCGCCGCGGAGATATTCGGCGTTCCGGGCATCGGACGCGAGATACTCCGGGCGAGCAACAACCTGCTCGTCGACACGTCCATCGCGTACATCCTCGTATTGAGTCTGATGTACCTCGTCGTCGACGTGGCGTTCCGCGCGGCCCAGAGACGGGTGTTAGCATGGCAGGCGTGA
- a CDS encoding ABC transporter ATP-binding protein: MAGVNGDGVPTDGVGGAENGGATAATENRGATDEGVAIDRVGKTYGGSGSSSGETAVRALDDVSFGVERGEFVCLVGPSGCGKTTLFRIIAGLVEATDGTVRLGGTPVTGPTTDMGVVFQEYHLFPWLTVEENVRFGLDRTDQPEADRDARVTAMLELVGLDEFRDAYPKSLSGGMKQRVAIARALAVDPALLLMDEPFGAVDAQTREMLQRELLDVWRSTGKTVLFVTHDVAEAVTLADRIVVMAADPGHVREVVDVDVDRPRERDDPAFGEHVARVRDLIGAGE, translated from the coding sequence ATGGCAGGCGTGAACGGCGACGGCGTGCCGACCGACGGCGTCGGAGGGGCGGAAAACGGCGGCGCGACCGCGGCGACGGAAAACCGCGGCGCGACCGACGAAGGGGTCGCGATCGATCGCGTCGGCAAGACGTACGGCGGCTCCGGCTCCAGCTCTGGCGAGACCGCAGTCCGCGCGCTCGACGACGTCTCCTTCGGCGTCGAGCGCGGGGAGTTCGTCTGTCTCGTCGGCCCCTCCGGGTGTGGCAAGACGACGCTGTTCCGGATCATCGCCGGGCTCGTCGAGGCCACCGACGGGACGGTCCGGCTCGGCGGCACGCCCGTCACGGGACCGACCACCGACATGGGCGTGGTCTTTCAGGAGTACCACCTCTTCCCGTGGCTCACGGTCGAAGAGAACGTCAGGTTCGGCCTCGACCGCACCGACCAACCCGAGGCCGACAGGGACGCTCGGGTGACGGCGATGCTCGAACTCGTCGGTCTCGACGAGTTCCGCGACGCCTACCCGAAGTCGCTGTCGGGCGGCATGAAACAGCGCGTCGCCATCGCGCGGGCGCTCGCCGTCGACCCGGCGCTTCTGCTGATGGACGAGCCGTTCGGCGCGGTCGACGCACAGACCAGAGAGATGCTCCAGCGCGAACTCCTCGACGTGTGGCGGTCGACCGGGAAGACCGTGCTCTTCGTCACTCACGACGTTGCAGAGGCGGTGACGCTCGCCGATCGGATCGTGGTGATGGCGGCCGACCCGGGCCACGTTCGTGAGGTCGTCGACGTCGACGTCGACCGTCCTCGCGAACGCGACGATCCGGCCTTCGGCGAACACGTCGCCCGCGTCCGCGACCTGATCGGTGCCGGCGAGTAG
- a CDS encoding universal stress protein, giving the protein MTGDGASAGASAFDGPATRGKSAVLATDLSTASESMIESETGLNCLARIGVDRIHLVTVVPSNVHSGMPGMKFQERRKNALQRYQSRVEDAGFTVETHVVRGTPHRRINGIADSVAADLILVGSRGKSPLENRVIGSTARNLARTAVVPLLVDRIERGVDDPDTIRRHLFERTLFATDFSENAERAFRAFEYLRHATAEVTLVHVESPKDDAGEDPESQLSELATRLDEWDIDTRTEVRRGDPADEILAAEETHDPSTLLLGSRGQSRLRRLLLGSVSEEVVARATGNVFLVPPPRSA; this is encoded by the coding sequence ATGACGGGAGACGGAGCGAGCGCCGGTGCCTCGGCGTTCGACGGACCGGCGACACGCGGGAAGTCGGCGGTGCTCGCGACGGACCTTTCGACGGCCAGCGAGTCGATGATCGAGTCCGAGACGGGGCTGAACTGTCTCGCTCGGATCGGCGTCGACCGGATCCACCTCGTCACGGTCGTTCCCTCGAACGTGCACTCGGGGATGCCGGGAATGAAGTTCCAAGAACGGCGGAAGAACGCGCTCCAGCGCTATCAGTCGCGGGTCGAAGACGCGGGATTCACCGTCGAGACGCACGTCGTCCGAGGGACGCCACACCGGCGGATAAACGGGATCGCCGACTCGGTCGCCGCCGACCTGATCCTGGTGGGGTCACGGGGGAAGAGCCCGCTCGAAAACCGCGTCATCGGATCGACGGCGCGGAACCTCGCGCGGACGGCCGTCGTTCCGCTGCTCGTCGATCGGATCGAGCGCGGGGTCGACGATCCCGACACGATCCGGCGGCACCTGTTCGAGCGGACGCTGTTCGCCACCGACTTCTCCGAGAACGCCGAGCGCGCGTTTCGGGCGTTCGAGTACCTCCGGCACGCGACCGCCGAAGTGACGCTCGTGCACGTCGAGTCGCCGAAAGACGACGCCGGTGAGGACCCCGAATCACAGCTGTCAGAGCTGGCGACACGACTCGACGAGTGGGACATCGACACCCGAACCGAGGTCAGGCGCGGCGACCCGGCCGACGAGATACTCGCCGCCGAAGAAACGCACGACCCGAGTACCCTCCTCCTCGGATCGCGCGGGCAGAGCCGTCTCCGGCGGCTGCTTCTCGGCAGCGTCTCAGAGGAGGTGGTCGCGCGAGCAACCGGGAACGTGTTCCTCGTTCCGCCGCCGCGGTCCGCGTAG
- a CDS encoding helix-turn-helix domain-containing protein — MPDSLSEQLQSDMRCEGLLECFHGLKPLDRECFSVLVENDDPMTIDAVAEAVDRERSTAYRSVQRLLQTGFITKEQINYDQGGYYHVYSPTDPEKITNEMQRMLNDWYAKMGQLIREFEEKYDQAEPPQASS, encoded by the coding sequence ATGCCAGACTCTCTGTCCGAACAGCTCCAGAGCGACATGCGGTGTGAGGGGCTCTTGGAGTGTTTTCACGGGCTCAAACCGCTCGACCGAGAATGTTTCTCCGTGCTCGTCGAGAACGATGACCCCATGACCATCGACGCCGTCGCTGAGGCGGTCGACCGCGAGCGCTCGACCGCCTACCGCTCGGTCCAGCGGCTCTTACAGACCGGCTTCATCACCAAAGAGCAGATCAACTACGATCAGGGCGGCTACTACCACGTCTACTCGCCGACCGATCCCGAGAAGATCACGAACGAGATGCAGCGGATGCTCAACGACTGGTACGCGAAGATGGGCCAGCTCATCCGCGAGTTCGAAGAGAAGTACGACCAGGCCGAGCCGCCGCAGGCGTCGAGCTAG